AGGGTGAACGCTACTGGGACGAACGGCATTACTACCTGTTCAGCGAGGCGCAGGTGACCCGCGACCTCGAAGCCCCCACCCGCGAGCTGCACCAGCTGTGCCTGGACGCCGTGGCGCGGGTCGTGGAAAGCGAAGCGCTGTTGCACCAGTTGGCGATTCCGCCGGCGTACTTCGACCTGATCCGCGACTCCTGGCGGCGCCGCGAGCCGCACCTGTATGCGCGCTTCGACTTTGCCTACCACGGCGATGGACCGGCGAAGATGTACGAGATCAACGCCGACACCCCCACCAGCCTTATGGAGGCGGCGGCTTTCCAGCTGGTGTGGCTGGACGAACAGATCGCCCGTGGCGAGCTGCCGGCTGCGGCCAGCCAGTTCAATGCCATTGCCACCGACCTGGTCGCGGCTTTCGAGGCGTTTCGCGGCCCGGCGCCTTTCTATTTCTCGGCCATGTCCGGTTCGGCCGAAGACCGCGGCACCACCGAGTTCCTGCGACGCATGGCCGGGCACGCGGGGATCGCCACCCGGCATATCGACATCGAGGACATCGGACTGGACGCGGCGGGGCGCTTCGTCGACTTGCAGGGTCGCCCCATCGAGCGCTTGTTCAAGCTGCATGCCTGGGAGCACATCTTCCACGAGCCATTCGGCCAGCATGTGGCGGCCAGCGGCACGCAGTTCGTAGAGCCGGCCTGGAAAGCGATTCTCAGCAACAAGGGCATCCTGCCGCTGCTCTGGCAGTTCAACGAGGGCCACCCGAACCTGCTGCCAGCGTTTGTCGACGACCGTCCCGGGGCCGCAGTGCCCAAGGGGTGGGTGCGCAAACCGTACTTTTCCCGCGAAGGGGCGAACATCGAGATTCGTACGCCAGGTGACGAGACCATCGCTGAAGACGGCCCCTACACCGATGCGCCGTACATCCTGCAGGCGTATTCGCCATTACCGCGCTTTGGCGACAGCTATACGCTGGTCGGCGCCTGGGTGATCGGCGACCAGGCCTCGGGCATCGGCATTCGCGAAGATGACAGCCTGATCACCAAGGACAGCAGCCGCTTCCTGCCCCATGTGGTGATCGACTGAGCGGCCCGCATGGCAGGGGGCGACCGGTCGCTTAACAAAACATAACGTCGCGTCGATTGTCAGGCGTCGGCGTTGCCTTCTAGGATGAACCGGCTTCCACAAAGCGTCGCGCGGCCCCCGGGTGTGCGCTGCATAACAAGAACAGGGAGAGTTTCATGCACGAGCCCACCGCCCGGTGCCTGCGCCGCACCGCGCTCTGGCTGGCCACGCTGCTGGTCATGCCGTTCAGCGTTTCCCTCCATGCCGCCAGCGACACGGTCCAGGCCGATGTATATGCCATCGAGTCGAACAGAGCTGCCACGACCCTGTTGCTCGACGTGGCCCACGCCGGGCCGCGCGTGGTGGCCGTGGGCGATCATGGCCACATTCTCTATTCCGATGACCAGGGCCAGAGCTGGCAGCAGGCGCGGGTGCCCAGCCGCCAGCTGCTGACGGCGGTGTATTTCGTCGATGAACGACATGGCTGGGCCGTCGGCCACGATGCACAGATCCTTGCCAGCAGCGACGGCGGGCAGACCTGGAGCAAGCAGTTCGAGGACCAGCAGCGCGAGGCGCCGTTGCTCGACGTGTGGTTCCAGGACCCGAACACCGGCTTCGCGGTAGGTGCCTACGGCGCATTGCTGGCAACGCTGGACGGCGGGCGGCATTGGGACGATGTGAGTGCGCGCCTGGACAACGAGGACCAGTTCCACCTCAATGCCATCGCAGCGATTCCCGAGGCCGGGCTGTTCATCGTCGGCGAGGCGGGTGGCATGTACCGCTCCCGCGACCTGGGGCAGAGCTGGGAAAAGCTCGACAGCCCTTACCACGGTTCGTTGTTCGGGGTGATCGCCACCGGCCAGCCGCAGACCCTGCTGGTGTTCGGCCTGCGCGGCAACCTGCTGCGCTCCAGCGACTTCGGTGACAGCTGGGAGGCGGTGCAGGCGCAGGATGAGCGCGGCGCGCTGCAGGCTACCCTGGCCGGTGCCGGGCGGCTCGACGACGGTTCGCTGGTGCTGGTGGGCAACGCCGGCACCGTCTTGCGTAGCACGGACGCCGGGCAGAATTTCACCGTGTTCAATCGCCCGGACCACATCGCCCTGGCCGGGGTTACCGGCAATGCCAGGGGTGAACTGATTCTGGTCGGCCAGGGCGGCGTGCGCCTCGGCTCTTCAGACGGCGCGGCGCTCGAGCAGCGATAAGCACAAGGACCCCAGGCATGAACGATCTCCAGCACCCGCGTACCGATGAGCGCGCCACCTTCCTTGAGCGGCTGATCTTCGACAACCGCCCCACGGTGATCATCCTCTGTCTGCTGACCAGCCTGTTGCTGGCCTGGCAGGCTCTGCAGGTCAGGCCGTCGACCAGTTTCGAGAAGATGATCCCGCTCGGCCACCCCTACATCCAGAACATGCTGGCCCACCGCAACGACCTGGCCAACCTGGGCAATACCGTGCGTATCGCGGTGCAGGCGCGCGATGGCGATATCTTTTCGGCGTCCTACATGGAAACCCTGCGCGAGATCCATGACGAAGCCTTCTATATTCCGGGCGTCGACCGTTCGGGCCTGAAGTCGCTGTGGAGCCCCAGCGTACGCTGGACCGAGGTCACCGAAGAGGGCTTCGCCGGCGGCGAGGTGATACCCAAGAGCTACGACGGCTCACGCGACAGCCTCGATCAACTGCGCAACAACGTGCTCAAGTCCGGACAGGTCGGGCGTCTGGTGGCCAATGACTTCAAGTCGAGCATCGTCGAGTTCCCGTTGCTGGAAGCCTACCCGGACCCGAACGACCAGAGCGTGCTGCTCAACCTGGACTACCAGGGCTTCTCCCATCAACTCGAAGAGAAGATCCGCGACAAGTACCAGCTGAAGAATCCGCAGGTCAGTATCCACATCGTCGGCTTCGCCAAGAAGGTCGGTGACCTGATCGACGGGCTGTTCATGGTCGTGGCGTTCTTCGCCGTCGCCTTTCTCATCACCCTGGTGCTGCTGGTGTGGTTCACCCGCTGCCTGCGCAGCACGGTGGCGGTACTCAGTACCACCTTGATCGCGGTGATCTGGCAACTGGGCCTGATGCACCTGGCCGGGTTCGGTATCGACCCCTATTCGATGCTGGTGCCGTTCCTGATTTTCGCCATCGGCATTTCCCACGGGGTGCAGAAGATCAACGGCATCGCCCTGCAGTCCGGCGAGGCCGACGGCCCCCTCACTGCCGCACGGCGCACCTTCCGGCAGCTGTTCCTGCCGGGCATGATCGCGATCCTTGCCGATGCGGTGGGCTTCATCACCCTGCTGATCATCGACATCGGGGTGATTCGCGAGCTGGCCATCGGCGCTTCCATTGGTGTGGCGGTGATCGTCTTCACCAACCTGATCCTGCTGCCTGTGGCGATTTCCTACGTGGGGATCAGCAAACGTGCGGTGGTGCGCAGCAAGCAGGATGCGGTGTCGGAGCATCCGTTCTGGCGCTTGCTGGCCAACTTCGCCAGCCCCCGCGTGGCGCCGGTATCCATCGTCCTGGCACTGCTGGCCTTCGGTGGCGGGCTCTGGTACAGCCAGAACCTGAAGATCGGCGATCTCGACCAGGGTGCGCCTGAACTGCGTCCGGACTCGCGTTACAACCAGGACAACGCGTTCATCATCCAGCACTACGCGACCAGCTCCGACGTGCTGGTGGTCATGGTCAAGACCCCGAGCGAAGGCTGCTCGGCCTATTCGACCCTGTCGACCATGGGCGAACTGGCCTGGAAAATGGACAACACCCCTGGCGTGCAGTCGACCATCTCGATGGTCAATGTCTCGCGCCAGGTGATCAAGGGCATGAACGAGGGCAGCCTCAAGTGGGAGACGCTGTCGCGCAACAAAGACGTGCTCAACAGCTCCATCGCTCGCGCCGAGGGCCTGTACAACGCTGACTGCTCGGTGGCGCCGCTGCTGATTTTCCTCAACGACCACAAGGCCGAGACCCTGGAACGCGCCGTGGCGGCGGTCAAGGCGTTCGCCGCCGAGCATGACGGCCCGCAGTTGCAGTTCCTCCTGGCGGCGGGCAACGCCGGGATCGAAGCCGCCACCAACGAGGTGATCAGGGAGTCCGAGCTGCTGATTCTGGTACTGGTCTATCTCTGCGTGGCCGGCATGTGCCTGATCACCTTCCGCTCCTGGGCAGCGACCTTGTGCATCGTCCTGCCGCTGGTGCTCACCTCGGTGCTGGGCAATGCGCTGATGGCCCTACTGGGCATCGGCGTGAAAGTCGCCACGCTGCCGGTGATCGCCTTGGGGGTGGGCATCGGCGTCGACTACGGCATCTATATCTACAGCCGCCTGGAGAGCTTTCTGCGCGCGGGCCTGCCGTTGCAGGAGGCCTACTACGAGACGCTCAAGTCCACCGGCAAGGCGGTGCTGTTCACCGGCCTGTGCCTGGCCATCGGGGTGTGTACCTGGATCTTCTCGGCCATCAAGTTCCAGGCCGACATGGGCCTGATGCTGACCTTCATGCTGCTGTGGAACATGTTCGGCGCGCTGTGGCTATTGCCCGCCCTGGCGCGTTTTCTGATCAAGCCGCAGAAGCTGGCCGGGCAGGTGGGACACTCGCTGTTCTCCCACTGAAACGCGATGGGGCAGGGCGCGGTAGCGCGCTTTGCCCTATCATGGGCGC
The Pseudomonas sp. DTU_2021_1001937_2_SI_NGA_ILE_001 DNA segment above includes these coding regions:
- a CDS encoding glutathionylspermidine synthase family protein translates to MKRISIAERPDWRTTAEREGFDFHTIEGERYWDERHYYLFSEAQVTRDLEAPTRELHQLCLDAVARVVESEALLHQLAIPPAYFDLIRDSWRRREPHLYARFDFAYHGDGPAKMYEINADTPTSLMEAAAFQLVWLDEQIARGELPAAASQFNAIATDLVAAFEAFRGPAPFYFSAMSGSAEDRGTTEFLRRMAGHAGIATRHIDIEDIGLDAAGRFVDLQGRPIERLFKLHAWEHIFHEPFGQHVAASGTQFVEPAWKAILSNKGILPLLWQFNEGHPNLLPAFVDDRPGAAVPKGWVRKPYFSREGANIEIRTPGDETIAEDGPYTDAPYILQAYSPLPRFGDSYTLVGAWVIGDQASGIGIREDDSLITKDSSRFLPHVVID
- a CDS encoding WD40/YVTN/BNR-like repeat-containing protein, with protein sequence MHEPTARCLRRTALWLATLLVMPFSVSLHAASDTVQADVYAIESNRAATTLLLDVAHAGPRVVAVGDHGHILYSDDQGQSWQQARVPSRQLLTAVYFVDERHGWAVGHDAQILASSDGGQTWSKQFEDQQREAPLLDVWFQDPNTGFAVGAYGALLATLDGGRHWDDVSARLDNEDQFHLNAIAAIPEAGLFIVGEAGGMYRSRDLGQSWEKLDSPYHGSLFGVIATGQPQTLLVFGLRGNLLRSSDFGDSWEAVQAQDERGALQATLAGAGRLDDGSLVLVGNAGTVLRSTDAGQNFTVFNRPDHIALAGVTGNARGELILVGQGGVRLGSSDGAALEQR
- a CDS encoding RND family transporter, which produces MNDLQHPRTDERATFLERLIFDNRPTVIILCLLTSLLLAWQALQVRPSTSFEKMIPLGHPYIQNMLAHRNDLANLGNTVRIAVQARDGDIFSASYMETLREIHDEAFYIPGVDRSGLKSLWSPSVRWTEVTEEGFAGGEVIPKSYDGSRDSLDQLRNNVLKSGQVGRLVANDFKSSIVEFPLLEAYPDPNDQSVLLNLDYQGFSHQLEEKIRDKYQLKNPQVSIHIVGFAKKVGDLIDGLFMVVAFFAVAFLITLVLLVWFTRCLRSTVAVLSTTLIAVIWQLGLMHLAGFGIDPYSMLVPFLIFAIGISHGVQKINGIALQSGEADGPLTAARRTFRQLFLPGMIAILADAVGFITLLIIDIGVIRELAIGASIGVAVIVFTNLILLPVAISYVGISKRAVVRSKQDAVSEHPFWRLLANFASPRVAPVSIVLALLAFGGGLWYSQNLKIGDLDQGAPELRPDSRYNQDNAFIIQHYATSSDVLVVMVKTPSEGCSAYSTLSTMGELAWKMDNTPGVQSTISMVNVSRQVIKGMNEGSLKWETLSRNKDVLNSSIARAEGLYNADCSVAPLLIFLNDHKAETLERAVAAVKAFAAEHDGPQLQFLLAAGNAGIEAATNEVIRESELLILVLVYLCVAGMCLITFRSWAATLCIVLPLVLTSVLGNALMALLGIGVKVATLPVIALGVGIGVDYGIYIYSRLESFLRAGLPLQEAYYETLKSTGKAVLFTGLCLAIGVCTWIFSAIKFQADMGLMLTFMLLWNMFGALWLLPALARFLIKPQKLAGQVGHSLFSH